In the Brassica napus cultivar Da-Ae chromosome A7, Da-Ae, whole genome shotgun sequence genome, one interval contains:
- the LOC106354162 gene encoding probable choline kinase 1: MAIKKMTSLIPSCSSPEDLKRVLQTLGSTWGDVVEDLESLEVVPLKGAMTNEVYQINWPTLNGQDALHRKVLVRIYGDGVDLFFNRDDEIKTFECMSHHGYGPKLLGRFSDGRLEEFIHARTLSAGDLRVTETSDLIAAKLREFHELDMPGPRNVLLWERLRTWLKEAKKLCSPTEIDEFRLEVMGDEINMLEERLTREDQEIGFCHNDLQYGNVMIDEETNAITIIDYEYSSFNPIAYDIANHFCEMAANYHSDTPHVLDYTLYPGEEERRRFISTYLGSTGNATSEGEVERLLTDVERYTLANHIFWGLWGIISGHVNKIEFDYKEYARQRFEQYWLRRQLLLD, from the exons ATGGCGATCAAGAAGATGACTAGTTTGATTCCCAGCTGCTCTTCCCCTGAGGATCTAAAACGCGTTTTGCAAACGCTAGGCTCGACCTGGGGAGACGTGGTCGAAGATCTCGAGAGTCTCGAGGTTGTTCCGTTGAAAGGAGCCATGACCAACGAGGTTTACCAGATCAACTGGCCTACCTTAAACGGCCAAGACGCTCTCCACCGCAAAGTTCTTGTTCGGATCTACGGAGACGGCGTTGACCTTTTCTTCAACAGAGACGACGAGATCAAAACCTTCGAGTGTATGTCTCATCACGGTTATGGACCTAAGCTTCTTGGCCGCTTCTCCGATGGTCGTCTCGAAGAGTTCATCCACGCAAGA ACTCTTTCTGCAGGTGATCTCCGTGTAACAGAAACGTCTGATTTAATCGCGGCGAAGCTAAGAGAGTTTCACGAGCTTGATATGCCTGGTCCGAGGAACGTGCTTCTCTGGGAAAGACTCAGGACTTGGCTTAAGGAAGCTAAGAAGCTGTGTTCACCGACAGAGATTGACGAGTTTCGTTTGGAAGTTATGGGAGATGAAATCAACATGTTGGAGGAGAGGCTGACTCGGGAGGATCAAGAGATTGGTTTCTGTCATAATGATCTTCAGTATGGTAACGTCATGATCGATGAGGAAACCAACGCTATTACCATCATA GACTATGAGTATTCGAGTTTTAATCCTATTGCTTATGACATTGCGAACCACTTCTGTGAAATGGCTGCTAATTACCATTCAGACACTCCTCATGTTCTAGATTACACTCTATATCCAG GAGAAGAAGAACGGAGAAGGTTCATTAGCACATACCTTGGCTCTACAG GTAATGCAACAAGCGAGGGAGAAGTGGAGAGATTATTGACTGATGTAGAGAGATACACTTTGGCAAATCATATATTTTGGGGCTTATGGGGAATCATCTCg GGGCATGTGAACAAGATTGAGTTTGATTACAAGGAATATGCAAGGCAGAGATTTGAACAGTACTGGCTTAGAAGACAATTGCTCCTAGATTGA
- the LOC106354163 gene encoding type IV inositol polyphosphate 5-phosphatase 3, translating to MMSSSSVAEPAGTIKKSYHRQKSQRLWAKLVMRKWLNISARDPEYGADTEDESENDDVGEENQDSSSDEDCEESSTQRKEPVQPKVCENAEDAIAAASATVDAAAAAAEFINNDAPMKLRRRNSETLRAQYIYNKEIRVCVGTWNVGGISPPSDLDIDDWIEINQPADIYVLGLQEIVPLNAGNILGAEDNRPVTKWEEVIRESLNRVRPKNSGFKSYSDPPSPGRFKPFEETHDVIEGEVAYETDSDAGIEIHPIDEEEEGSLRVLKHDGGVIGEVNTFVDPSSGLPVVEINTQFSSTKKLDRQVCLRSDSLEKRRNDEDDDASEPGLKTLHRMLSGKERIGLSWPEPPLNMLGPSCVLDKKPSLKTVKSLRTANSFKAYSSFKSVAGHANGIPPEVLALAEMDLKLLMERKRRPAYVRLVSKQMVGILLTIWVKRSLRKHIQNVRVSTVGVGIMGYIGNKGAVSVSMSINQTFFCFICTHLTAGEREVDQIKRNADVHEIHKRTIFHSVSALGLPKLIYDHERVIWLGDLNYRLNLSYEKARDLISKKEWSHLLEYDQLVKEYKKGRAFDGWSEGTLHFPPTYKYQAHSDEYTCGDGKGTRRTPAWCDRVLSYGNGMKLVHYRRTEQNFSDHRPVTAIYMAEVEVFSVRKLQRALTLTDREIEDEKLVAVVA from the exons atgatgtcttcttcttcagttgccGAGCCCGCCGGGACGATAAAGAAAAGCTACCATCGTCAGAAATCTCAG AGATTATGGGCAAAGCTGGTGATGAGGAAGTGGTTGAACATAAGTGCTAGAGATCCTGAGTACGGTGCTGATACTGAAGACGAATCCGAAAACGACGACGTTGGAGAGGAAAACCAAGACTCTAGCTCAGATGaag ATTGTGAAGAATCGAGCACGCAAAGAAAAGAACCGGTTCAACCAAAGGTTTGTGAGAACGCCGAGGATGCCATCGCCGCTGCTTCTGCCACCGTAGACGCCGCCGCAGCTGCCGCAGAGTTTATTAACAATG ATGCCCCAATGAAGCTACGGAGAAGAAATTCTGAAACTTTAAGAGCACAATATATTTACAACAAAGAAATAAG AGTATGTGTTGGTACGTGGAACGTAGGAGGAATCTCACCGCCGTCTGATCTTGACATCGATGACTGGATCGAAATTAATCAACCTGCTGATATCTACGTTCTTGG TTTACAAGAGATTGTTCCTTTAAATGCTGGAAACATACTTGGAGCAGAAGATAACCGACCGGTTACAAAATGGGAAGAAGTGATCAGAGAATCATTGAACAGAGTCAGACCAAAAAACTCAGGGTTTAAGAGCTACAGTGATCCACCATCTCCAGGAAGATTCAAACCTTTCGAGGAAACACACGATGTTATAGAGGGAGAAGTCGCTTACGAGACTGATAGTGACGCTGGCATTGAGATCCACCCCatcgacgaggaagaagaaggaagccTCCGGGTGCTAAAACATGACGGTGGAGTTATAGGAGAAGTCAACACCTTCGTTGACCCCAGTTCCGGTTTGCCCGTTGTTGAGATTAATACACAGTTCTCTTCTACTAAGAAGCTAGACAGACAAGTGTGTTTACGTTCAGACAGCTTAGAGAAGAGAAGGAACGACGAGGATGATGATGCCTCTGAGCCCGGTTTAAAGACGCTACACCGGATGCTAAGTGGGAAAGAAAGGATCGGTTTGAGCTGGCCTGAGCCTCCTTTGAACATGTTAGGACCTTCTTGCGTTCTCGATAAAAAGCCGTCGTTAAAGACAGTGAAGTCATTGAGAACAGCAAACTCTTTCAAGGCTTACAGTTCGTTTAAGTCTGTAGCCGGACACGCCAACGGGATTCCCCCGGAGGTGTTGGCATTAGCTGAGATGGACTTGAAGTTGTTGATGGAGAGGAAACGGAGACCGGCTTATGTGAGGCTAGTGAGTAAACAAATGGTTGGGATTCTTTTAACCATTTGGGTTAAACGAAGTTTgagaaaacacattcaaaaCGTTAGAGTCTCTACGGTTGGAGTTGGCATCATGGGTTACATTGGTAACAag GGAGCTGTGTCTGTGAGTATGTCGATAAACCAGACGTTCTTCTGTTTCATATGCACACATTTGACGGCAGGAGAACGAGAGGTTGATCAGATCAAGAGGAACGCTGATGTTCACGAGATACATAAGAGAACAATCTTCCACTCTGTCTCAGCTCTTGGACTTCCCAAGCTTATctatgatcacga AAGAGTAATCTGGTTAGGCGATCTTAACTATAGGCTTAATCTATCTTATGAGAAAGCCAGAGACCTGATCTCCAAGAAAGAATGGTCACACTTACTTGAATATGATCAG CTGGTAAAAGAGTACAAGAAAGGTCGAGCATTTGACGGATGGTCAGAAGGAACTCTACATTTTCCACCGACCTATAAATACCAAGCACATTCCGATGAGTACACTTGTGGAGATGGAAAGGGGACGCGGAGAACACCAGCTTGGTGTGATAGAGTATTATCTTACGGCAATGGAATGAAGCTGGTTCATTACCGGCGGACCGAACAGAACTTCTCAGATCATCGTCCGGTAACAGCCATATACATGGCTGAAGTCGAGGTGTTTTCCGTGAGGAAGCTTCAGCGAGCGTTGACATTGACAGATAGAGAGATTGAAGACGAGAAACTTGTGGCCGTAGTGGCTTAG
- the BNAA07G29500D gene encoding protein PIGMENT DEFECTIVE 338, chloroplastic, with protein MQTLLIQPSKSLFPSSIHSSGDVRDCIHFKPSEKASRFQFHRALSPSPFRSFAARRAYGIRFCSRDGVSDVRNVAEVEEEEIELLNRPNPQKPEEEEKEKPDDDEILEPFLKFFKHGEREEEEEEEEGDEESERLTVEYYDPKPGEFVVGVVVSGNENKLDVSIGADMLGTMLTKEILPLYDKELDYLLCDLKYDAEEFLVHGKMGIVKDEEDDGVEVMEFARQGRPVVEVGTVIFAEVLGRTLSGRPLLSSRRYFRRIAWHRVRQIKQINEPIEVKITEWNTGGLLTRIEGLRGFIPKQELVKRVNSFTELKENVGRRLVVQITRLNEDKNDLILSEKTAWEKRYLREGTLLEGTVARILPYGAQVRLGESSRSGLLHISNITRRRIGSVSDVLQVDESLKVLVVKSLFPDKISLSIADLESEPGLFITNREKVFMEAEEMAQKYRAKMPTVTTRSEISTDHPPITSSFPQGKDEEIYANWDWFKFESQ; from the exons ATGCAAACGCTTCTCATTCAGCCATCTAAGTCTCTCTTCCCTTCCTCGATTCACAGCTCCGGCGACGTCAGAGACTGTATCCACTTCAAACCATCGGAGAAAGCTTCTCGGTTTCAGTTTCACAGAGCCCTAAGCCCCTCTCCGTTTCGCAGTTTCGCTGCTCGAAGAGCCTACGGGATCAGATTCTGCTCGCGCGACGGCGTCTCCGATGTACGAAACGTGGcggaggtggaggaggaggagattgaGCTATTGAACAGGCCTAATCCTCAGAAACCagaggaagaggagaaggagaagccTGACGATGACGAGATCCTTGAGCCGTTTTTGAAATTCTTCAAGCATGGAGAacgagaagaagaggaagaagaagaagaaggagacgaAGAATCGGAGAGACTCACCGTGGAGTATTACGATCCCAAGCCGGGTGAATTTGTCGTTGGAGTTGTGGTTTCAGGTAACGAGAACAAGCTCGATGTGAGTATAGGTGCGGATATGTTGGGGACTATGTTGACGAAGGAGATTCTTCCGTTATACGACAAAGAGTTGGATTACTTGCTGTGTGATTTGAAGTACGACGCTGAGGAGTTCTTGGTTCACGGTAAAATGGGGATTGTTAAGGATGAGGAGGATGATGGTGTTGAGGTGATGGAGTTTGCAAGGCAAGGGAGGCCTGTGGTGGAGGTAGGGACGGTGATTTTCGCGGAGGTTTTGGGGAGGACGTTGAGTGGGAGGCCTTTGCTTTCTTCTAGACGTTACTTTAGGAGAATCGCTTGGCACCGTGTGAGGCAG ATTAAGCAGATTAATGAGCCTATTGAAGTGAAGATAACTGAGTGGAATACTGGAGGGCTGCTTACCCGGATTGAG GGTTTGAGAGGGTTTATTCCGAAGCAGGAGCTGGTGAAGAGAGTGAATAGCTTCACTGAGTTGAAGGAAAAC GTGGGTCGTAGATTGGTTGTACAGATTACGAGATTGAATGAAGACAAAAACGACTTGATACTGAGTGAAAAAACAGCCTGG GAGAAGCGGTACCTTAGAGAAGGAACACTCTTAGAAGGAACAGTTGCCAGAATCTTACCGTATGGAGCCCAAGTCAGACTCGGTGAAAGTAGTAGAAG TGGACTGCTACACATTTCAAACATTACCCGCAGAAGAATTGGATCTGTTAGCGATGTGCTTCAGGTGGACGAAAGCTTAAAGGTTCTCGTTGTGAAATCTCTATTTCCAGACAAGATCTCTCTAAG CATTGCAGATCTTGAAAGCGAGCCGGGTTTGTTCATCACCAACAGAGAG AAAGTGTTTATGGAGGCTGAAGAGATGGCGCAGAAGTACAGAGCAAAGATGCCTACGGTGACAACAAGAAGCGAGATTTCTACTGATCATCCTCCGATCACAAGCAGCTTCCCTCAGGGAAAAGATGAAGAAATCTATGCTAACTGGGACTGGTTCAAGTTCGAGAGTCAGTGA
- the BNAA07G29510D gene encoding embryogenesis-like protein translates to MRRHSAIALRCLFTRNSPRLPLNRSITSSPAAVNSTPPSPSPYSTSNLIKASFSSMIQRKFSTGGSPPDVNKVVDEINLKFAEAREEIEMAMDAKETVYFNEEAECARAAVAEVMEMFEGLLGKVTEKEKSSLQRSMGLKMEQLKAELQQLNE, encoded by the coding sequence ATGCGTCGTCACTCAGCAATCGCTCTCCGATGCCTATTCACCAGAAACTCTCCACGACTCCCTCTTAATCGAAGCATTACCTCTTCTCCAGCTGCCGTAAACTCTACACCTCCTTCGCCGTCTCCTTATTCGACATCCAATCTCATCAAAGCATCATTCAGCTCAATGATCCAGAGGAAATTCAGCACCGGCGGCTCGCCGCCAGATGTGAACAAGGTGGTGGACGAGATCAATCTGAAGTTCGCAGAGGCGCGCGAGGAGATAGAAATGGCGATGGATGCGAAGGAGACGGTTTACTTCAACGAGGAGGCGGAGTGCGCGAGAGCAGCCGTGGCGGAGGTTATGGAGATGTTCGAGGGTTTGCTCGGGAAGGTAACGGAGAAAGAGAAATCGTCTCTGCAGCGATCCATGGGGTTAAAGATGGAACAGCTCAAAGCTGAGCTTCAACAGCTTAACGAAtga
- the BNAA07G29520D gene encoding uncharacterized protein BNAA07G29520D produces MASTVPASKTQSHTFFQIGLAVAKQLVSGVSGFASNSKRKLRRWTACYGYRDHEPVIHLQNDMTMMIGGVYEPDNGEPSMLLSGDQRRGPLWQKNILMGGKCQLPDFSGVILYDSEGLVVPPAKNSLPLLTWK; encoded by the coding sequence ATGGCTAGTACCGTTCCAGCATCTAAAACGCAGTCGCATACATTTTTTCAAATTGGTCTAGCCGTAGCAAAACAGCTTGTGTCCGGCGTTTCAGGTTTCGCTTCTAATTCAAAGAGGAAGCTCCGCCGTTGGACTGCATGTTATGGCTATAGAGATCATGAACCTGTTATACATCTCCAAAACGACATGACGATGATGATTGGTGGTGTTTATGAGCCAGACAACGGTGAGCCGAGCATGCTGCTGAGTGGGGATCAGAGACGTGGTCCGTTGTGGCAGAAGAACATTCTCATGGGTGGAAAATGCCAGCTTCCAGATTTCTCAGGTGTTATATTGTATGATTCTGAAGGACTTGTTGTTCCTCCTGCCAAGAACTCTCTTCCTCTGCTCACCTGGAAGTAA
- the LOC106355941 gene encoding hypoxanthine-guanine phosphoribosyltransferase — protein sequence MSLDKHMEKVLYSAEVIAERVAQLGSEITSEFSGDSDPPVFVGVATGACLFLADLVRRIDLPISIDFIRADSYGSGTVSNGSPRISFDLKLDITDKHVILVEDIVDTGNTVSCLIEHMTLKKASSVSVCTFLDKPSRRKVYFKLVGDGKFYSGFECPDEFVVGYGMDFAEQYRNLPYIGVLKPEYYM from the exons ATGTCGCTAGATAAGCACATGGAGAAGGTGCTTTACAGCGCCGAAGTAATCGCTGAGCGGGTGGCTCAGCTCGGATCCGAGATTACCTCCGAGTTCTCCGGCGACTCAGATCCTCCTGTTTTCGTCGGAGTAGCCACCGGTGCTTGCCTCTTCTTGGCCGATCTCGTCAGGCGAATCGACCTTCCCATCTCCATCGATTTCATCAGAGCCGATTCGTATGGCTCTGGTACAGTCTCCAATGGATCTCCCAGAATTTCATTTGACTTGAAGCTCGACATCACGGACAAGCACGTCATCTTG GTCGAGGATATTGTGGATACTGGTAATACAGTCAGCTGCCTGATAGAGCACATGACGTTGAAGAAAGCATCATCTGTTTCGGTCTGTACTTTTCTCGACAAGCCATCGAGAAGAAAGGTTTATTTCAAACTGGTTGGAGACGGGAAGTTCTACAGTGGTTTTGAA TGTCCAGATGAGTTTGTTGTGGGCTATGGCATGGACTTTGCAGAGCAGTACCGCAACCTACCTTACATTGGCGTACTGAAGCCTGAATATTACATGTGA
- the BNAA07G29540D gene encoding uncharacterized protein BNAA07G29540D has protein sequence MSSVLFLALQCCECSTMQVKQKKKSSNNWVCVICNQKQSVRRVFAQGYKAKDLRLFVQSFNMSRKVADEEKQEVADTFPEVEADEEVEEIRGKKRSDWSEYLDSDPPNERRRLIVEEDGEEEDLKIVTEIPNEMFKRPKLNRYSNDGGYSSAKDGVQRNDKEPLKPSFSRSCIPKQRFSSDGVMKRKKDTEQGNFKPARVTKPTSKWDAYLIDDEGEHQAARGASKDDCVGEWDRGITDVSYQIVDDEVHPDFM, from the exons atgtCGAGTGTTCTCTTCTTGGCTCTACAATGTTGCGAATGCTCAACGATGCAagtgaagcagaagaagaaaagcaGCAACAACTGGGTTTGCGTCATTTGCAATCAGAAGCAGTCGGTGCGGAGAGTGTTCGCTCAGGGCTACAAGGCCAAGGACCTTCGTCTCTTCGTACAGTCCTTCAACATGTCTCGTAAAGTCGCCGACGAGGAGAAGCAGGAGGTCGCAGATACGTTTCCGGAGGTTGAAGCTGATGAGGAGGTTGAGGAGATTCGAGGTAAGAAGCGATCTGATTGGAGTGAGTACCTCGATTCCGATCCACCTAATGAACGGCGGAGATTAATCGTAGAGGAAGACGGCGAAGAAGAAg ATTTGAAGATTGTGACTGAGATTCCGAACGAGATGTTCAAAAGGCCCAAGCTTAACAGATACTCTAACGACGGTGGATATTCATCAGCTAAGGACGGCGTTCAAAGAAACGATAAGGAGCCCTTAAAGCCCTCCTTCTCAAGAAGCTGCATCCCAAAGCAAAGATTTTCTTCAG ATGGAgtaatgaagaggaagaaggataCAGAGCAAGGAAACTTCAAACCAGCAAGAGTTACTAAGCCAACGTCAAAATGGGACGCTTACTTGATAGATGACGAGGGAGAACACCAAGCAGCAAGAGGAGCTTCGAAGGATGATTGTGTTGGAGAATGGGACAGAGGTATTACGGATGTAAGTTACCAGATTGTAGATGACGAGGTACATCCCGATTTCATGTAG
- the LOC106354168 gene encoding polyadenylate-binding protein 5, whose amino-acid sequence MAAAVASGIAPTTAMVDQVPNQPSVTVASPQSTTPFTQVAAVAAAAAAAEALQAHPNSSLYVGDLDQSVNEAHLLDLFNQVAPVQTVRVCRDLTRRSLGYAYVNFANPDDAMRAMDSLNYTPIKDRPIRIMRSNRDPSTRLSGKGNVFIKNLDVSIDNKALYDTFSIFGTILSCKVAMDVTGRSKGYGFVQFEKEETAEAAIDKLNGMLLNDKQVFVGHFVRRQDRARSESGTVPRFTNVYVKNLPKEIGDDELKKTFGKYGDISSAVVMKDQSGSSRCFGFVNFESPEAAAVAVEKMNGISLGEDVLYVGRAQKKSEREEELRRKFELERISRFEKLQGSNLYLKNLDDSVNDEKLKEMFSEYGNVTSCKVMMNSEGVSRGFGFVAYSCPEEALRAMNEMNGKMIGRKPLYIALAQRKEERRSHLQTLFSHMRPNGTMSPMASPMPGFHHHPPGGAMAGPHHPMYVGQNGQGLVPSQPMGYGYQLQFMPGVRPGSGPSNFMMPYPLQRQNQPGPRVGFRRGATNMQQHFQQQQMMQQNASPGMRYMGGPGNRRNGMEGTAPQGIIPLPLDASAISHNASQNPQKPPLLPISKLMSALALANPASHPQMLGEQLYPLVEKQEPVHTAKVTGMLLEMDQAEILHLLESPEALKAKVSEALDVLRLSANPPAVSSVDDQFAPSATE is encoded by the exons ATGGCGGCGGCTGTTGCATCAGGAATTGCCCCGACGACGGCTATGGTTGATCAAGTCCCTAACCAACCATCGGTCACGGTTGCGTCTCCTCAATCCACAACTCCATTCACTCAGGTAGCCGCTGTGGCTGCAGCGGCTGCAGCCGCCGAGGCGTTACAAGCGCACCCTAACTCGTCGCTCTACGTGGGAGATTTAGACCAAAGTGTCAATGAGGCACATCTGTTGGATCTGTTCAACCAAGTTGCTCCTGTTCAGACAGTTAGGGTTTGTCGTGATCTCACTCGCCGTTCTCTTGGTTACGCTTACGTCAACTTCGCTAATCCCGATGATG CGATGCGAGCGATGGATAGTCTGAACTACACTCCCATCAAAGACAGGCCCATAAGGATCATGCGTTCGAACCGTGACCCGAGCACGAGACTTAGCGGTAAAGGCAATGTTTTCATCAAGAACCTCGACGTATCGATTGATAACAAAGCTTTGTACGATACGTTCTCCATCTTCGGGACTATACTCTCTTGCAAGGTGGCAATGGATGTTACGGGAAGGTCCAAAGGTTACGGCTTTGTTCAGTTTGAGAAGGAGGAGACCGCTGAGGCTGCTATCGACAAGCTTAACGGAATGCTGCTTAATGACAAGCAAGTGTTCGTGGGACACTTTGTTAGGCGTCAGGACAGGGCTCGGTCCGAGAGCGGGACGGTCCCTAGGTTTACTAACGTGTATGTGAAGAATCTTCCTAAGGAGATTGGTGATGATGAGCTGAAGAAGACGTTTGGGAAGTACGGTGACATTTCGAGCGCGGTTGTGATGAAGGATCAGAGTGGGAGCTCGAGGTGTTTTGGGTTTGTGAACTTCGAGAGCCCCGAGGCGGCTGCGGTGGCGGTTGAGAAGATGAATGGGATTAGTCTTGGGGAGGATGTGCTGTACGTTGGGAGGGCGCAGAAGAAGTCTGAGAGGGAGGAGGAGCTGAGGAGGAAGTTTGAGCTTGAGAGGATCAGTAGGTTTGAGAAGTTGCAAGGTTCGAATTTGTATTTGAAGAATCTTGATGATAGTGTGAATGATGAGAAGCTCAAGGAGATGTTTTCTGAGTATGGGAATGTGACCTCATGCAAG GTTATGATGAACTCAGAAGGTGTGAGCAGAGGGTTTGGTTTCGTTGCTTATTCATGTCCTGAAGAAGCTTTAAGAGCT ATGAATGAAATGAATGGGAAGATGATAGGAAGGAAACCTCTTTACATTGCTTTGGCTCAACGCAAGGAAGAGAGGAGGAGCCACCTCCAG ACTTTATTTTCCCATATGAGGCCAAATGGGACAATGTCGCCAATGGCATCACCAATGCCTGGTTTCCATCACCACCCACCAGGTGGTGCAATGGCAGGACCACACCATCCCATGTACGTGGGCCAGAACGGTCAAGGTCTGGTGCCATCGCAGCCTATGGGGTATGGTTACCAGCTTCAGTTCATGCCTGGGGTACGTCCAGGTTCTGGTCCATCTAACTTCATGATGCCTTACCCTCTTCAAAGGCAAAACCAGCCTGGTCCCCGTGTTGGGTTCAGGCGTGGTGCTACTAACATGCAGCAGCACTTCCAGCAGCAACAG ATGATGCAGCAAAATGCAAGTCCGGGTATGAGATACATGGGAGGCCCAGGCAACAGGAGGAATGGAATGGAAGGAACTGCTCCACAAGGCATCATCCCTTTGCCGTTGGATGCATCTGCAATCTCTCACAATGCTTCTCAAAACCCACAGAAGCCACCACTCCTCCCCATTTCTAAGCTCATGTCTGCCTTGGCTCTGGCTAACCCTGCTAGTCACCCACAG ATGCTTGGGGAGCAGCTTTACCCTCTGGTGGAGAAGCAGGAGCCAGTCCACACGGCCAAAGTTACAGGGATGTTGCTGGAGATGGACCAGGCCGAGATCCTGCACCTTCTCGAGTCTCCTGAAGCACTTAAGGCCAAAGTCTCTGAAGCTCTGGATGTGCTCAGGCTCTCTGCTAATCCGCCAGCTGTGTCCTCCGTTGATGACCAGTTCGCACCCTCGGCAACCGAGTGA